One genomic segment of Gasterosteus aculeatus chromosome 6, fGasAcu3.hap1.1, whole genome shotgun sequence includes these proteins:
- the ccar1 gene encoding cell division cycle and apoptosis regulator protein 1 isoform X1 — MAQFGGQKNPPWATQFAATSVSQQGHSVPTLDLNNLHSLGVQQPSLLGASPSVYSQQSALAAASLSNQSAANYQLSQQNAALQQQAAAAAAAALQQSQLNTALQQYQQQQHQQQQQHQQQQQQQQQQQQQHQQQQQQQQQQQQQQPPPQQLYNVPHQLPQPQQALLSQPPVALPTSLSLSNPQQTAQITVSYPTPRSSHQQQTQPQKQRVFTGVVNKLHDTFGFVDEDVFFQLSAVKGKTPQVGDRVLVEAVYNPNMPFKWNAQRIQTLPQLANQSHQQQPLPQASPQLGSLYSEQGMQLRYSDMHSALDNRLNSHPPPPNMMKAAPSMMQSLPPPTTFSVPTQAPPPSLLQAQLSAVSLAPLLQNPPQPLLPQPLPKDVFQGGLLQPPVRLMPQPQPVRRIEPPPRFPSRNDRGPELILRTKEERSRDRDRERRRSRERSPTRKRSRERSPRRDRSPRRPRRVVPRYTVQFSKFSLDGSNCDMMELRRRYQSLYIPSDFFNAVFTWVDAFPLTRPFGLNNACNFHILHKEVDPLVKNTAVLDPPDANHTYSAKVMLLANPSIEELYHKSCALAEDSQEVKDSFQHPARLIKFLVGMRGKDEAMAIGGHWSPSLDGADPEKDPSVLIKTAIRCCKALTGIDLSLCTQWYRFAEIRYHRPEETHKGRTVPAHVETVVLFLPDVWHCLPTRSEWEVLSRRLREQLAEKLSAERKEADGEQEEEEKDDDESKDVSIPTHWAKLDPKSMKVNDLRKELDCRSLSSKGLKSQLIARLTKQLKVEEQVEESKEPEKPEIKVAEEEQPSRTEEDREEEEKKKQEELERQRRERRYILPDEPTIIVHPNWAAKNGKFDCSVMSLSVLLDYRLEDNKEHSFEVSLFAELFNEMLQRDFGYRIYKVLAAFPNKDDKKEKEKKVKKEMEKREIKKEKEDETEGPVVKKIKEDEDEKKKCDEKSVKKESSKDEEENEDDCSTANAEEYDPMEAEEAEDDDDDDNNDDDSNDRDRKDRKDDRKSSKERSSKDKTSLSLSHQEKKQMVTHNRELLMAFVYFDQSHCGYLLERDLEEILYTLGLHLSRAQIKKLLNKPVVRESCYYRKLTDRGKDEPIPFFNEAYIENLIGNRGLLPASKACAQSEASESGNLIVYNGAMVDIGSMMQKLEKSEKAREEIEQKLMVQDAKMDEDSKIKAQVEETNKALSKELEEVKSTLSHTEQTLKATDAQKNIYLEQISKTSSSLTSSVKELLAVMKKDGEVEEPGDEVTGDHIQTPQTNGANE; from the exons ATGGCCCAATTTGGGGGACAGAAGAACCCGCCGTGGGCGACTCAATTTGCTGCCACTTCGGTGTCCCAGCAAGGCCACTCCGTACCGACCCTTGACCTCAATAACCTGCATT CTCTTGGTGTGCAGCAGCCATCACTACTTGGAGCATCCCCGTCTGTCTATTCTCAACAGTCGGCCTTGGCTGCCGCCTCTCTCAGCAACCAATCTGCTGCAAACTATCAGCTGTCTCAGCAAAATGCCGccttgcagcagcaggctgcagcagctgccgcaGCAGCACTACAGCAG TCTCAGCTCAATACAGCGCTCCAGCAGTatcagcaacaacaacatcaacaacagcagcagcaccagcaacagcagcagcagcaacaacaacaacaacagcagcaccagcagcagcagcagcaacaacaacaacagcagcagcagcaaccccCTCCGCAGCAACTGTACAATGTACCACATCAG CTTCCCCAGCCTCAACAGGCGCTGCTTTCTCAG CCCCCCGTCGCCCTGCCCACCAGCCTAAGTTTGTCCAACCCCCAGCAGACAGCGCAGATTACTGTTTCCTACCCAACACCACGTTCAAGTCATCAACAGCAGACGCAGCCACAGAAGCAGCGAGTCTTCACTGGTGTCGTCAACAAGTTACATGACACATTTGGCTTTGTAGATGAAGATGTCTTCTTTCAGCTTAG TGCTGTAAAGGGCAAAACTCCTCAGGTGGGTGACAGGGTCCTAGTGGAAGCTGTGTACAACCCCAACATGCCCTTCAAGTGGAACGCCCAGCGCATCCAGACCTTACCTCAGCTAGCAAACCAGTCG catcagcagcagccttTACCTCAAGCTTCTCCACAGCTTGGCAGCCTTTACAGTGAGCAAGGGATGCAGCTGCGGTACTCTGACATGCACTCCGCTTTGGACAACAGACTAAAT AGCCACCCTCCACCTCCTAACATGATGAAGGCAGCACCTTCCATGATGCAGTCGCTTCCTCCCCCAACCACATTCAGTGTTCCAACCCAGGctccccctccgtccctcctGCAGGCCCAGCTGTCTGCTGTCTCTCTGGCCCCTCTCCTCCAGAACCCTCCTCAGCCTCTGCTACCACAGCCTCTGCCCAAAG ATGTGTTTCAAGGGGGTCTGCTTCAACCCCCTGTGAGGCTCATGCCACAGCCGCAGCCTGTACGGCGTATTGAGCCTCCGCCTCGTTTCCCCAGTCGAAATGACCGAGGCCCCGAGCTCATCCTCAGGACAAAAGAGGAACGCAG TCGAGACAGAGATCGTGAGCGCAGGCGGTCAAGAGAACGCTCGCCTACACGCAAACGCTCCAGAGAACGCTCTCCCAGGCGGGACCGCTCACCTCGCCGGCCTCGCAGGGTGGTACCTCGCTACACCGTCCAGTTTTCCAAATTCAGCTTAGATGG CTCCAACTGTGACATGATGGAGCTGAGAAGGCGCTACCAGAGCCTCTACATTCCCAGCGACTTCTTCAATGCCGTCTTCACCTGGGTGGATGCCTTTCCTCTCACAAGACCTTTTGGGCTCAACAACGCCTGCAACTTCCACATTTTACACAAAGAGGTAGATCCTCTAGTCAAGAATACGGCGGTGCTGGACCCTCCTGATGCCAACCACACCTACAGTGCTAAG GTGATGCTTCTGGCTAACCCGAGTATAGAGGAGCTCTATCACAAGTCCTGTGCTCTGGCAGAGGACTCCCAGGAAGTCAAAGACTCCTTCCAGCATCCTGCAAGACTCATCAAG TTTTTGGTGGGCATGAGAGGTAAAGATGAGGCTATGGCCATTGGTGGTCACTGGTCTCCCTCTCTGGATGGAGCTGACCCAGAGAAAGATCCCTCGGTCCTTATAAAGACAGCTATACGCTGTTGCAAGGCACTCACAGGCATAGATCTTAGTCTGTGCACTCAGTG GTATCGTTTTGCAGAGATTCGCTATCATCGGCCGGAGGAGACACACAAGGGGCGGACAGTCCCTGCTCATGTGGAGACAGTGGTTTTGTTTCTTCCGGATGTTTGGCATTGTCTTCCCACCCGCTCAGAGTGGGAGGTGCTGTCACGGCGTCTTCGGGAGCAGCTGGCCGAGAAGCTGTCGGCCGAGCGAAAGGAGGCGGATGGAGAACAG gaggaggaggagaaggacgacgATGAATCAAAGGACGTTAGTATTCCCACCCACTGGGCTAAACTTGACCCCAAGTCAATGAAG GTTAATGACCTGCGCAAAGAGCTCGATTGTCGCTCTCTAAGTTCCAAGGGGTTAAAGTCGCAGCTGATTGCCCGTCTTACCAAGcagctgaaggtggaggagcaggtggaggagtcTAAGGAGCCGGAGAAACCCGAGATAAAGGTtgctgaggaggagcagccaTCTCGCACTGAAGAAGACCGAGAG gaggaggagaagaaaaagcaggaGGAGCTTGAGCGCCAGCGGAGAGAGAGACGCTACATTCTCCCTGATGAGCCCACCATCATCGTGCACCCAAACTGGGCCGCCAAGAACGGCAAGTTTGACTGCAGTGTAATGTCCCTGAGTGTGCTGTTGGACTACAGACTGGAGGACAACAAGGAGCACTCCTTTGAG GTTTCCTTATTCGCCGAGCTGTTTAACGAGATGCTGCAGAGAGATTTTGGCTACCGCATATATAAAGTCCTGGCTGCTTTTCCAAACAAAGATgacaagaaggaaaaggagaagaaagtcaaaaaggagatggagaagcgtgaaataaaaaaggaaaaagaagatgaGACGGAGGGTCCAGTAGTAAAGAAGATTAAAGAAGATGAGGACGAAAAGAAGAAG TGCGATGAGAAGTCGGTGAAAAAGGAGTCGTctaaagatgaagaggagaatgaAGATGATTGCAGCACGGCCAATGCTGAGGAATATGACCCCATGGAGGCTGAAGAGGCAgaggatgacgatgatgatg ACAATAATGATGACGACTCCAATGACAGGGACAGGAAAGACCGTAAGGACGACCGCAAGTCGTCCAAAGAGAGGTCCTCTAAAGACAAG ACGAGTCTGTCGTTGTCACACcaggagaagaagcagatggTCACACACAACCGGGAGCTGCTGATGGCCTTTGTCTACTTTGACCAAAGCCACTGTGGCTATTTGCTGGAGAGAGACCTGGAGGAGATCTTGTACACTCTGGGACTGCACCTTTCTCGCGCTCAG ATAAAGAAGCTGTTGAACAAGCCGGTGGTCAGAGAGTCCTGTTACTACCGTAAACTGACTGACAGGGGGAAAGATGAGCCTATTCCTTTCTTCAATGAAGCTTATATTGAAAACCTCATAG GTAACCGAGGACTACTTCCCGCTTCTAAAGCTTGTGCGCAGTCAGAGGCCAGTGAGTCCGGAAATCTGATCGTGTATAACGGAGCCATGGTTGACATTGGCAGCATGATGCAGAAACTGGAGAAGAGTGAGAAAGCAAGAGAGGAAATAGAACAGAAGCTCATGGTGCAGGATGCCAAAATGG ATGAAGATTCAAAGATTAAAGCTCAGGTGGAGGAAACTAACAAAGCCTTGtccaaggagctggaggaggtgaaaaGCACCCTGAGCCACACGGAGCAGACTCTCAAGGCCACTGACGCGCAGAAGAACATCTACCTCGAGCAGATCAGCAAGACGTCCAGCTCCTTGACCTCCAGCGTCaaggagctgctggcagtgatgAAGAAG GATGGGGAAGTAGAGGAGCCTGGGGATGAAGTCACTGGCGACCACATTCAGACGCCTCAGACAAACGGagccaatgaatga
- the ccar1 gene encoding cell division cycle and apoptosis regulator protein 1 isoform X2, translated as MAQFGGQKNPPWATQFAATSVSQQGHSVPTLDLNNLHSLGVQQPSLLGASPSVYSQQSALAAASLSNQSAANYQLSQQNAALQQQAAAAAAAALQQSQLNTALQQYQQQQHQQQQQHQQQQQQQQQQQQQHQQQQQQQQQQQQQQPPPQQLYNVPHQLPQPQQALLSQPPVALPTSLSLSNPQQTAQITVSYPTPRSSHQQQTQPQKQRVFTGVVNKLHDTFGFVDEDVFFQLSAVKGKTPQVGDRVLVEAVYNPNMPFKWNAQRIQTLPQLANQSHQQQPLPQASPQLGSLYSEQGMQLRYSDMHSALDNRLNSHPPPPNMMKAAPSMMQSLPPPTTFSVPTQAPPPSLLQAQLSAVSLAPLLQNPPQPLLPQPLPKDVFQGGLLQPPVRLMPQPQPVRRIEPPPRFPSRNDRGPELILRTKEERSRDRDRERRRSRERSPTRKRSRERSPRRDRSPRRPRRVVPRYTVQFSKFSLDGSNCDMMELRRRYQSLYIPSDFFNAVFTWVDAFPLTRPFGLNNACNFHILHKEVDPLVKNTAVLDPPDANHTYSAKVMLLANPSIEELYHKSCALAEDSQEVKDSFQHPARLIKFLVGMRGKDEAMAIGGHWSPSLDGADPEKDPSVLIKTAIRCCKALTGIDLSLCTQWYRFAEIRYHRPEETHKGRTVPAHVETVVLFLPDVWHCLPTRSEWEVLSRRLREQLAEKLSAERKEADGEQEEEEKDDDESKDVSIPTHWAKLDPKSMKVNDLRKELDCRSLSSKGLKSQLIARLTKQLKVEEQVEESKEPEKPEIKVAEEEQPSRTEEDREEEEKKKQEELERQRRERRYILPDEPTIIVHPNWAAKNGKFDCSVMSLSVLLDYRLEDNKEHSFEVSLFAELFNEMLQRDFGYRIYKVLAAFPNKDDKKEKEKKVKKEMEKREIKKEKEDETEGPVVKKIKEDEDEKKKCDEKSVKKESSKDEEENEDDCSTANAEEYDPMEAEEAEDDDDDDNNDDDSNDRDRKDRKDDRKSSKERSSKDKEKKQMVTHNRELLMAFVYFDQSHCGYLLERDLEEILYTLGLHLSRAQIKKLLNKPVVRESCYYRKLTDRGKDEPIPFFNEAYIENLIGNRGLLPASKACAQSEASESGNLIVYNGAMVDIGSMMQKLEKSEKAREEIEQKLMVQDAKMDEDSKIKAQVEETNKALSKELEEVKSTLSHTEQTLKATDAQKNIYLEQISKTSSSLTSSVKELLAVMKKDGEVEEPGDEVTGDHIQTPQTNGANE; from the exons ATGGCCCAATTTGGGGGACAGAAGAACCCGCCGTGGGCGACTCAATTTGCTGCCACTTCGGTGTCCCAGCAAGGCCACTCCGTACCGACCCTTGACCTCAATAACCTGCATT CTCTTGGTGTGCAGCAGCCATCACTACTTGGAGCATCCCCGTCTGTCTATTCTCAACAGTCGGCCTTGGCTGCCGCCTCTCTCAGCAACCAATCTGCTGCAAACTATCAGCTGTCTCAGCAAAATGCCGccttgcagcagcaggctgcagcagctgccgcaGCAGCACTACAGCAG TCTCAGCTCAATACAGCGCTCCAGCAGTatcagcaacaacaacatcaacaacagcagcagcaccagcaacagcagcagcagcaacaacaacaacaacagcagcaccagcagcagcagcagcaacaacaacaacagcagcagcagcaaccccCTCCGCAGCAACTGTACAATGTACCACATCAG CTTCCCCAGCCTCAACAGGCGCTGCTTTCTCAG CCCCCCGTCGCCCTGCCCACCAGCCTAAGTTTGTCCAACCCCCAGCAGACAGCGCAGATTACTGTTTCCTACCCAACACCACGTTCAAGTCATCAACAGCAGACGCAGCCACAGAAGCAGCGAGTCTTCACTGGTGTCGTCAACAAGTTACATGACACATTTGGCTTTGTAGATGAAGATGTCTTCTTTCAGCTTAG TGCTGTAAAGGGCAAAACTCCTCAGGTGGGTGACAGGGTCCTAGTGGAAGCTGTGTACAACCCCAACATGCCCTTCAAGTGGAACGCCCAGCGCATCCAGACCTTACCTCAGCTAGCAAACCAGTCG catcagcagcagccttTACCTCAAGCTTCTCCACAGCTTGGCAGCCTTTACAGTGAGCAAGGGATGCAGCTGCGGTACTCTGACATGCACTCCGCTTTGGACAACAGACTAAAT AGCCACCCTCCACCTCCTAACATGATGAAGGCAGCACCTTCCATGATGCAGTCGCTTCCTCCCCCAACCACATTCAGTGTTCCAACCCAGGctccccctccgtccctcctGCAGGCCCAGCTGTCTGCTGTCTCTCTGGCCCCTCTCCTCCAGAACCCTCCTCAGCCTCTGCTACCACAGCCTCTGCCCAAAG ATGTGTTTCAAGGGGGTCTGCTTCAACCCCCTGTGAGGCTCATGCCACAGCCGCAGCCTGTACGGCGTATTGAGCCTCCGCCTCGTTTCCCCAGTCGAAATGACCGAGGCCCCGAGCTCATCCTCAGGACAAAAGAGGAACGCAG TCGAGACAGAGATCGTGAGCGCAGGCGGTCAAGAGAACGCTCGCCTACACGCAAACGCTCCAGAGAACGCTCTCCCAGGCGGGACCGCTCACCTCGCCGGCCTCGCAGGGTGGTACCTCGCTACACCGTCCAGTTTTCCAAATTCAGCTTAGATGG CTCCAACTGTGACATGATGGAGCTGAGAAGGCGCTACCAGAGCCTCTACATTCCCAGCGACTTCTTCAATGCCGTCTTCACCTGGGTGGATGCCTTTCCTCTCACAAGACCTTTTGGGCTCAACAACGCCTGCAACTTCCACATTTTACACAAAGAGGTAGATCCTCTAGTCAAGAATACGGCGGTGCTGGACCCTCCTGATGCCAACCACACCTACAGTGCTAAG GTGATGCTTCTGGCTAACCCGAGTATAGAGGAGCTCTATCACAAGTCCTGTGCTCTGGCAGAGGACTCCCAGGAAGTCAAAGACTCCTTCCAGCATCCTGCAAGACTCATCAAG TTTTTGGTGGGCATGAGAGGTAAAGATGAGGCTATGGCCATTGGTGGTCACTGGTCTCCCTCTCTGGATGGAGCTGACCCAGAGAAAGATCCCTCGGTCCTTATAAAGACAGCTATACGCTGTTGCAAGGCACTCACAGGCATAGATCTTAGTCTGTGCACTCAGTG GTATCGTTTTGCAGAGATTCGCTATCATCGGCCGGAGGAGACACACAAGGGGCGGACAGTCCCTGCTCATGTGGAGACAGTGGTTTTGTTTCTTCCGGATGTTTGGCATTGTCTTCCCACCCGCTCAGAGTGGGAGGTGCTGTCACGGCGTCTTCGGGAGCAGCTGGCCGAGAAGCTGTCGGCCGAGCGAAAGGAGGCGGATGGAGAACAG gaggaggaggagaaggacgacgATGAATCAAAGGACGTTAGTATTCCCACCCACTGGGCTAAACTTGACCCCAAGTCAATGAAG GTTAATGACCTGCGCAAAGAGCTCGATTGTCGCTCTCTAAGTTCCAAGGGGTTAAAGTCGCAGCTGATTGCCCGTCTTACCAAGcagctgaaggtggaggagcaggtggaggagtcTAAGGAGCCGGAGAAACCCGAGATAAAGGTtgctgaggaggagcagccaTCTCGCACTGAAGAAGACCGAGAG gaggaggagaagaaaaagcaggaGGAGCTTGAGCGCCAGCGGAGAGAGAGACGCTACATTCTCCCTGATGAGCCCACCATCATCGTGCACCCAAACTGGGCCGCCAAGAACGGCAAGTTTGACTGCAGTGTAATGTCCCTGAGTGTGCTGTTGGACTACAGACTGGAGGACAACAAGGAGCACTCCTTTGAG GTTTCCTTATTCGCCGAGCTGTTTAACGAGATGCTGCAGAGAGATTTTGGCTACCGCATATATAAAGTCCTGGCTGCTTTTCCAAACAAAGATgacaagaaggaaaaggagaagaaagtcaaaaaggagatggagaagcgtgaaataaaaaaggaaaaagaagatgaGACGGAGGGTCCAGTAGTAAAGAAGATTAAAGAAGATGAGGACGAAAAGAAGAAG TGCGATGAGAAGTCGGTGAAAAAGGAGTCGTctaaagatgaagaggagaatgaAGATGATTGCAGCACGGCCAATGCTGAGGAATATGACCCCATGGAGGCTGAAGAGGCAgaggatgacgatgatgatg ACAATAATGATGACGACTCCAATGACAGGGACAGGAAAGACCGTAAGGACGACCGCAAGTCGTCCAAAGAGAGGTCCTCTAAAGACAAG gagaagaagcagatggTCACACACAACCGGGAGCTGCTGATGGCCTTTGTCTACTTTGACCAAAGCCACTGTGGCTATTTGCTGGAGAGAGACCTGGAGGAGATCTTGTACACTCTGGGACTGCACCTTTCTCGCGCTCAG ATAAAGAAGCTGTTGAACAAGCCGGTGGTCAGAGAGTCCTGTTACTACCGTAAACTGACTGACAGGGGGAAAGATGAGCCTATTCCTTTCTTCAATGAAGCTTATATTGAAAACCTCATAG GTAACCGAGGACTACTTCCCGCTTCTAAAGCTTGTGCGCAGTCAGAGGCCAGTGAGTCCGGAAATCTGATCGTGTATAACGGAGCCATGGTTGACATTGGCAGCATGATGCAGAAACTGGAGAAGAGTGAGAAAGCAAGAGAGGAAATAGAACAGAAGCTCATGGTGCAGGATGCCAAAATGG ATGAAGATTCAAAGATTAAAGCTCAGGTGGAGGAAACTAACAAAGCCTTGtccaaggagctggaggaggtgaaaaGCACCCTGAGCCACACGGAGCAGACTCTCAAGGCCACTGACGCGCAGAAGAACATCTACCTCGAGCAGATCAGCAAGACGTCCAGCTCCTTGACCTCCAGCGTCaaggagctgctggcagtgatgAAGAAG GATGGGGAAGTAGAGGAGCCTGGGGATGAAGTCACTGGCGACCACATTCAGACGCCTCAGACAAACGGagccaatgaatga